A stretch of Candidatus Omnitrophota bacterium DNA encodes these proteins:
- the cbiR gene encoding cobamide remodeling phosphodiesterase CbiR, whose translation MWYQKLPFRIGATSYIYPDDILPNVRKLKGEIDDIELVLFKTDNAGNIPKRRDLQELKRISSKWNLTYTVHLPLDIDLGTAIGDKRKDSIKKTRMLIECLSVLNPYAYILHLNLSKQDERNIQFWQDRINQALKMIARLQLVLPQNIAIENLSYPFSYIDTLILENGFSTCVDIGHLIIMGVSPLKHLKRYFSATRVIHLHGVNRNKDHTSLKYLDAVLINRIVRFLKDSNYCGVLTLEVFSQTDFKESLDVLREEVIKNK comes from the coding sequence ATGTGGTATCAAAAACTACCGTTTAGAATAGGCGCTACGTCATATATTTACCCTGATGACATTTTACCGAATGTGCGTAAATTAAAAGGGGAAATTGATGATATAGAGTTGGTTTTGTTTAAAACCGATAATGCAGGGAACATCCCTAAGCGGAGAGACCTGCAGGAATTAAAACGCATCAGCAGTAAGTGGAATTTAACATACACTGTTCACCTGCCTTTAGATATTGATCTTGGCACTGCGATAGGGGATAAAAGGAAAGATTCAATAAAAAAGACAAGGATGCTTATTGAATGCTTATCTGTTCTTAACCCTTATGCTTATATATTACATCTTAATTTATCAAAACAGGACGAAAGGAATATTCAGTTTTGGCAAGACAGGATCAATCAGGCGTTAAAAATGATAGCTAGGCTTCAACTAGTATTACCGCAAAATATCGCTATTGAGAATTTAAGCTATCCTTTTAGTTATATAGATACTTTAATTCTGGAAAATGGTTTTTCAACCTGTGTAGATATAGGTCACCTTATTATTATGGGGGTTAGTCCGTTAAAGCACCTAAAAAGATATTTTAGCGCGACTCGCGTTATTCATCTTCATGGCGTCAATAGAAACAAGGATCACACGTCTCTGAAATATCTTGATGCAGTATTGATAAATCGCATAGTTCGGTTTTTAAAAGACAGCAACTACTGCGGCGTATTAACCCTAGAAGTGTTTTCGCAAACAGACTTTAAAGAGTCTCTGGATGTATTAAGAGAGGAGGTGATAAAAAATAAGTAA
- a CDS encoding diphthine--ammonia ligase — LKAISSWSGGKDSCFACYKAMQQGYDIKLLLNFVSRESRRGCFHGIEGRLLKFQADLVGVPLAQREVSPDMQKYEAEFKSAVTELRGSDIGSMVFGDIYLLEHESWIERVCGDLKIKALEPLWNNSPENIIAEFLKAGFKAIIVSCKADIMGQEFLGRYIDQDLVEELKKRGICPCGEKGEFHTLVVDGPIFSRPIKILKAEPIIKESFWKHWFLDIQEYA; from the coding sequence ATCTAAAGGCAATATCATCGTGGAGCGGAGGAAAAGACAGTTGTTTTGCCTGTTATAAGGCAATGCAGCAGGGTTATGATATAAAATTGCTCTTGAATTTTGTCTCGCGGGAATCCAGGCGCGGGTGCTTCCATGGGATTGAAGGCAGACTGCTTAAGTTTCAGGCGGATTTAGTCGGAGTGCCCCTGGCCCAGCGGGAAGTCAGCCCGGATATGCAGAAATACGAAGCAGAATTCAAATCCGCGGTTACTGAGCTAAGGGGTAGCGATATCGGCTCAATGGTCTTTGGCGATATCTATCTTCTGGAGCACGAAAGCTGGATTGAGCGGGTTTGCGGGGATTTAAAAATTAAAGCCTTAGAGCCGCTTTGGAATAATTCTCCGGAAAACATTATTGCTGAGTTTTTAAAAGCAGGATTTAAGGCAATTATTGTCAGCTGCAAGGCAGATATAATGGGCCAGGAATTTCTCGGCCGCTATATTGACCAAGACTTAGTTGAGGAATTGAAAAAAAGAGGTATTTGCCCCTGCGGGGAGAAAGGAGAATTTCATACTTTAGTGGTGGATGGGCCGATATTCAGCCGGCCGATTAAAATTTTAAAGGCTGAACCGATAATCAAGGAAAGTTTTTGGAAACACTGGTTCTTAGACATTCAAGAATACGCTTAG